In the genome of Megalobrama amblycephala isolate DHTTF-2021 unplaced genomic scaffold, ASM1881202v1 scaffold602, whole genome shotgun sequence, one region contains:
- the LOC125262105 gene encoding XK-related protein 8-like, whose product MEESFPFHYYLLEYLFVLVGLFFFLLDIALDIWTVVSFYQEGDYVYMAVMIFLLLGSSVLLQVFSWLWYSDCLDELETKVETFAKKHILIKPFHFLQLGVYLRYAGVIEISTKHFRQKNNSFAEGVAVYLNHDLQMLRLFEAFSESTPQLTLMMSIILQRGELELITGLKILTSAAAIASTVAMYHRSMRAFLQEKRKMSWISTGVYFMWNLLLIIPRVSALALFCSVLPCYIIAHFLSLWMLLVLGAWSQKTNLMEHSGWEWFYRATVGLIWYFSWFNISTGSIKLKTVLYYCVMGLDTLMLLGFWWWKVFEYTGCWRSLNPYIVIPILLGLYISGIILKMIYYRWFHPNCDEQKLAIPSEEPNDRQAAALNNDETDSLEASPKARAAVPAQPVTGILKRGRAMAANFYH is encoded by the exons ATGGAGGAGAGCTTCCCTTTTCATTACTATTTATTGGAATatctgtttgttttggtgggattgttttttttcctgctgGATATAGCGCTGGACATTTGGACTGTTGTGTCATTTTATCAGGAAGGGGACTATGTGTATATGGCGGTGATGATCTTTCTGCTGCTGGGCTCCTCAGTATTGTTACAGGTGTTCAGCTGGCTCTGGTACTCTGATTGCCTGGATGAGCTTGAGACTAAGGTGGAAACATTTGCAAAAAAGCATATACTGATCAAACCATTCCACTTCCTTCAGCTCGGAGTCTATCTCAG GTATGCTGGGGTGATAGAGATTTCGACAAAGCATTTTCGtcaaaaaaataatagtttCGCAGAGGGTGTGGCTGTGTACTTGAACCATGACCTTCAGATGCTTCGTCTATTTGAGGCGTTTTCTGAAAGTACCCCACAACTCACACTTATGATGTCTATAATCTTACAGAGAGGAGAGCTGGAGCTTATCACAG GTTTAAAAATCCTCACATCAGCTGCTGCAATAGCCAGTACCGTAGCTATGTACCACCGCAGCATGCGTGCATTTCTTCAAGAAAAACGCAAGATGAGCTGGATCTCCACTGGTGTCTACTTCATGTGGAACTTGTTGCTGATCATTCCCCGTGTTTCTGCTCTGGCACTCTTTTGTAGTGTATTGCCATGCTACATCATAGCTCACTTCCTGTCTTTGTGGATGCTGCTGGTTTTAGGGGCCTGGAGCCAGAAAACAAATCTCATGGAACATTCTGGTTGGGAATGGTTCTACAGAGCTACTGTTGGACTCATTTGGTACTTCAGCTGGTTTAACATATCAACAGGAAGCATAAAATTAAAGACTGTTCTCTATTATTGTGTCATGGGGTTGGACACATTGATGCTGCTGGGCTTCTGGTGGTGGAAGGTGTTTGAGTATACAGGCTGTTGGAGATCCTTAAATCCTTACATTGTGATCCCGATATTACTAGGTTTGTACATTTCTGGAATTATATTGAAAATGATATACTACAGATGGTTTCATCCTAATTGTGATGAACAGAAATTAGCTATACCCAGTGAAGAACCAAATGATAGACAAGCTGCAGCACTGAATAACGATGAGACAGACTCCCTGGAAGCTTCACCTAAAGCTAGAGCTGCAGTTCCTGCTCAACCTGTCACTGGAATTCTCAAGAGAGGAAGGGCCATGGCTGCTAATTTCTATCACTAG